Genomic segment of Nocardioides plantarum:
TCAGGTCGTTCGGGGCCCCCCGGGTGGGTGGTTGGATCGTGGTGTGTCCGAGTCCGGAGTCGAATCGTCGCGCTACCTCGACGCCGCGTCGTCCGAGCCGCTCCATCCCGCTGCCCGCGCGAGCCTCCTGGCGGCCCTCGACGTGGGGTACGCCGACCCGCGCCGGCTGCACCACCCGGCCCGCAACGCGCGACTGCTGCTCGACAACGCCCGGGCCGTGGTGGCCGAGTCGCTCGGCGTACGCGCCGACGAGGTGACGTTCACGGGGTCGGGCACCGAGGCGGTCCACCGGGGGCTGCTCGGCCTGCTCCGGGCCGACCCGACGGCGACGATCGTGCACAGCGACGTCGAGCACTCCGCGGTGCTGCACGCCGCCGCGTGGTCGGGTCGTCCGACGCGGTCGCTCCCCGTCGACCGGCTCGGCCGGGTCGACACCACCAGCCTCCACCCGCCGTACGCCGAGGCCGAGAGCTCCCGGGTGGTGGCGGTCCAGGCGGCCAACCACGAGGTGGGGACCGTCCAGCACCTCCCGGACCCCCCGGCGGGCGCAGCGGTCTTCGTCGACGCCTGCTCCGCGATGGGCCGGCTCCCGCTCCCCCCGCACTGGGCGGCACTGGCCGGCTCGGCCCACAAGTGGGGTGGGCCGGCGGGCGTCGGGGTCCTGCTGGTGCGCCACCGCGCGCCCTGGCTCACCCCCTTCCCCGACGACGACCGCGCCGACCCCCGCGCCACCGGGTTCGAGAACGTCCCGGCCGCCCTGGCCGCCGCCGCGGCCCTCCAGGCAGTGGTCGCCGAGCGCGCCGAGGTCAACGCCCGCCAGCACGCCCTGGTCGACCGGATCCGGGCGGCGGTGGGCGCCCTCGACGACGTCGACGTGGTCGGCGACCCGGTCGACCGGCTCCCCCACCTGCTCACGTTCTCGGTGCTCTACGTCAACGGTGAGCGGCTGGTCACCGAGCTCGATCGCCGCGGCTTCGGGGTGGCCAGCGGGTCGGCCTGCACCGCCTCGACCCTCGAGCCGTCCCGAGTGCTCGCCGCGATGGGCGCGCTGACCCACGGCAACGTGCGGGTCTCGCTGACGCGCGACACGACCGCAGCCGACGTCGAGGCGTTCTGCGCGGCGCTGCCCGAGGTCGTCGCGGGGCTGCGGTCGTGAGTCCGCCGTCGCGGGTCGACCTCGAGCTCGACTGCCGCGCGATGCTCTGCCCCGCGCCCATCATCGAGCTGGCCAACCGCGTGGGCGAGGTGCCGGTCGGCGGGCTGCTGGCGGTCGTCGCCGACGACGTGGCCGCCCGCTACGACGTCCCCGCGTGGTGCCGGATGAAGGAGCACGACTACCTCGGCGAGGACCTCGCCGACGACGCGACGCCGCGCTACCTGGTGCGGCGGACCCACTGACCCCGACCAGCCGAGGAGCCAGGACCCGCCATGGTGCCGATCACGATGACCTTCGACTGCGCCGACGCCCGCGCGCAGGCCGCGTTCTGGGCGGTCGCCCTGGGCTACGAGGAGGCTCCCCCGCCGACCGGGTGGGACACCTGGGAGTCGTGGCTGCGCGACCACGAGGTGCCCGAGGACGAGTGGGACGACGGTGCCTCGATCCGTGATCCCGACGGCGTCGGCCCCTCGATCGGGTTCCTGAGGGTGCCCGAGCCCAAGACCGCCAAGAACCGGCTCCACCTCGACCTGCAGGTCGCCGGCGGGCGGCACGTCGCGCAGGCCGAGCGCGAGGGCGCCATCCGCGCCAAGGTCGAGCAGCTGCTGCCGCTCGGCGCGACGGTGCTGCACGAGGCGTTCGGGCCGCGCGGGCTCGACCACGTCGTCCTCGCCGACCCCGAGGGCAACGAGCTGTGTGTCGTGTGACGAGGGACGTGGGAGCCTGCGACCACGTGCCCTCGTCGACGGTGGTCGAGCGAGCCGTCGCGGACCGAGCCTGCGAAGGACGCGAACCGGCGGGTCGAGACCCCCGCAGCTGGCGCGCCCAGGCCGCTAGCGAAGGTGCTGGGACACGTCGGCCGCCGCGGCCGCGCCGTACGACGCCTCGACGCGAGCCACGAACTCGGCCGGCGTGAAGGTGTACTCCTGGGTGCCGACGGTCTCGACGACGTAGGCCGCGAGCACCGAGCCGACCTGGGCGCCGCGCTCGAGGTCGAGACCCCAGTCGAGCGCCGCCAGGAAGCCCGCCCGGAAGGCGTCGCCGACGCCCGTCGGCTCGACGGCGGTGACGTCGGTGGCGGCGGGGACCAGGATCGACTCCTGGCCGGCCCGCATCACCCGCGAGCCGTGCTTGCCGAGCGTGGTGACCTGGGTGCCGACCCGGGAGAGGACCTCCTCGGCCGACCAGCCGGTCTTCTGCTCGATCATGTGCGACTCGTACTCGTTGGAGAACAGGATGGTCGCGCCGTCGACGAGCTTGCGGATCAGTTCACCGTCGCTGAACGCGAGCTGCTGGCTCGGGTCGGCGATGAACTTGTAGCCGCGCTGGCGGCACTCCTCGGTGTGCCGCAGCATGCCGTCGGGGTCGTCGGCCCCGATGAGCACGTAGTCGGGGACACCGACGCGGGCCACGATCGGGCCGAGCTCGATCAACCGGGCCTCACTCATCGCGCCGGGGTAGAACGAGGCGATCTGGGCGCCGGTCGGGTCGGTGGTGCACACGAACCGGGCCGTGTGACGGGTGTCGGAGATGCGCACGTGGGTGCAGTCGACGCCGTGGCGGGTGAGCCAGGAGCGGTAGTCGGCGAAGTCCTCGCCGGCCGATCCGACCAGGACCGGGTCGAGGCCCAGGCAGCCGAGCCCGAAGCCGATGTTGGCCGCCACGCCCCCGCGCCGGATCTCGAGGTCGTCGACGAGGAACGACAGCGAGATCTTGTCGAGCTGCTCGACGACGAGCGAGTCGGCGAACTTGCCGCCGAAGCTCATCAGGTGGTCGGTCGCGATGGACCCGGCGATGAGGAGAGACACGTGTCGGAACACTACCGATCGGTATGCGTTCCGGTACCACTCGGTAGCTCCTAGCGTCGTCCCCATGACCTCCTCGTACGACGACCTGGCCGCCCTGTCCGAGATGCAGGCCGACTGCCGCGCGACGAGCGCCCGCCTCGAGCAGGCCGCCCGCCTGGCCACGCGGCCGGCCCCGAGCATCCACTTCGACGAGCAGCCGACCGAGCAGCCCAAGCGCGAGATCACCTACTCCGCGGCGGCCGTGCGGATCGCGGGAGCCCTGCACTTCCATCTGGAGTGAGCTGACAAAAACGCGACAACCCCGCCGGTGATTCGGCGGGGTTGTTGCGTTGGTCTGCCGCTGCGGTGATCTCGACGCGCTCACACGACTTCGTTCCTCAGTCGTGTCGCTTGCTCGATCTTCGCTCGCCACGCAGGTCCGCTCGTTCCTCGCGGACCTGCTGCTCGCTCGCTCAGTGGAAGCTGTCTCCACACGCGCACGAGCCCGTGGCGTTGGGGTTGTCGATCGTGAAGCCCTGCTTCTCGATGGAGTCGACGAAGTCGATCTCGGCACCGTTGAGGTAGGGGACGCTCATCCGGTCGACGACGACGGACACGCCGTCGAAGTCGGTGACGACGTCGCCGTCGAGGGTGCGCTCGTCGAAGAAGAGCTGGTAGCGCAGGCCGCTGCAGCCGCCCGGCTGCACGGAGATCCGGAGCGCGAGGTCGTCGCGTCCCTCCTGCGCCAGCAGGCTCTGCACCTTGTCGGCCGCGACCGGGCTCAGGTTGATCTGGTCGGTGCGACGCTCTGTGGTCTCGAGCTGCTCGGTCATGTGTGTGCTCCCGTTTGCGAGACGTAGTGGTCTGTCCTCACCTCAATGGTGTCACACCAACGGCTATTCCCGTCAGGGCCGGCCCGGCCCGTGGGTCAGGGGTGCGACCAGGTCCGGGCGACCCGGGTGGCGAGGTCGGCGAGGCTGGCGGCAGGGTCGGCGAAGGCGCGCTCCTCACCCACCAGGTCGACGAGGGAGTAGGCCGACTCGATGCCGAGCGCGCGCATCTCGCGGGAGCCGACCAGGACCTGCCCCGCCAGCGCGATGCACGGTCGCAGGGCCTCGGCGGCGACCTCGGCGACGCCGTACGGCACCTTGCCGGAACGGCTGGAGAAGTCGAAGGCGCCCTCACCGGTGACGACCAGGTCGGCGGCGCGGGCGCGTTCGGCCAGGCGGACCGCGCCCGTGACGAGCTCGATGCCGGGCTCGCGGCGCGCGCCCAGGCACAGCAGCGCGAAGCCCAGGCCGCCGGCGGCGCCGGCACCCTTCTCGAGCGCCGTACGCCGGTCGGTGGCGTGGGCGAGACGCTCCAGCCAGCCGTCGACCTCGGCGATCCGGTCCTCGGCGATGCCCTTCTGCGGCCCGAAGGTCTTGGTGGCGCCGAACAGCCCCGTCAGCGGGATGTCGACGTCGCTGGCCATCACCAGCTCGACCCCGGCGAGCCGCTCACGCGCTGGGGCGAGGTCGACCGCGGAGAGCCCGCCGAAGTGTGCGGGGCCGCCGTCGAGGGGGCCGTCGGCGGTAGCGCCGAGCGCGGCCAGCAGGCCCGCTCCCCCGTCGTTGCTGCCCGATCCGCCGAGGCCGACGACCACCCTGGCCGCCCCGCCGTCGACCGCCGCGAGCACCAGCTCGCCGACGCCGCTGGTCGCGGCACGCTCGGCGTCGCCCTCGCCCAGCAGGTGCAGGCCACAGGACTGCGCACTCTCGACGTAGGCCGTGGTGCCGACCCGCAGGATCGTCGCCGGCACCCGCTCGCCGCTGACCGCCTCGACCGTCACCACGTGCAGCTCCCCGCCGAGGGCGGCGTGGAGCACGTCGACGAAGCCCGGTCCCCCGTCGGCCATCGGCGCCAGGTCGAGCTCGTCGTCGGGCGCCCGACGGCGCCACCCGGTCGCGATCGCCTCGGCCGCCTCCACGGCCGTGAGGGTGCCGGCGAACTTGTCGGGGGCCACCAGGATCCTCATGTCCCCCATCCTGCCGGTCACCTCGTGCGCCTACGGTGGGCGGCATGGGCGAGGTGCTGGTGCGACCGATGCGCGCCGAGGACGTCGCGGCGGCCGAGCAGCTCTCCGGCGAGGCCTTCCTCGCGCTCGACCGCCAGGTGTACCGGCGCGACGAGCCCGACCCCCAGCCGCGCACCGCCGAGCACCGCGCCGGCTGGGTGGCCCGCACCCGGCACTTCCTCGACACCGATCCCGGCGGCTGCTGGGCGGTCGACGACGCCGACGGGACCATGGTCGGCTTCGCGACCAGCATCCGGCGCGAGGGCACCTGGATCCTGGCGACGTACGCCGTGCGGCCCGGGCGCCAGGGCCGCGGCATCGGCAAGCAGGTGCTCGACGCCGCGCTCACCCACAGCCGCGGCTGCCTGCAGGGGATGCTCTCCGCCTCCGACGACCCCCGGGCGGTGCGCCGCTACCTGCTGGCCGGCTTCACCATGCACCCGCAGATGCACCTCACGGGCACCGTCGACCGGCGCGCCATCCCGGCGGACACCGGTCGGAGGGTGCGCGAGGGAACCCCCGCCGACACCGAGCTGATGGACTCCCTCGACCGTCGCGCCCGCGGCGCCGGGCACGGTCCCGACCACCCGATGCTGCAGGGCCTGTTCCGCACGATCGTCAGCGACACCACGGCCGGCTCGGGCTACGCCTACCTCGGCGCGACCGGTGCCGTGGTGCTGCTCGCCGCGAGCAACCGGCGTACGGCGCAGGCGCTGCTCTGGTCGGCGATCGCCGACGGCCCGGCCGAGCAGACGATCGGGCACGTGACTGGCGCCAACGACTGGGCCGTCGCCGTCGGCGCGGCCGCCCGCCTCGACGTACGCACCCGGGGTTACCTCGCGCTGCGCGGGCTGCGTCCGCCGACGACCTACCTGCACCACGGCGCGCTGCTCTGAGCGCTGCGCGACGTGGGGTCGACGTGGGCCGACGCGGGGACGACGTGGGTCAGCGGTCGGCGCGGACGGCCGAGGTCAGCCGGTAGTCGAGGTAGGGGCGCAGCGTCTGGACGTAGGTCCGCGTGAGGTGCAGCCCGTCGCGGTAGAGCAGCACGCCACCGGCCGCCGAGGGGCAGGTCGTCGCGGTGCACGTGCGGTCCGTCAGGTCGATCAGACCGGCGCGGTCGCGACGCAGCCGGGCGCCCGCGGCGTACAGCGGGTCGTCCTCGACCCAGGCCTCGCGGCTGTCGCTGCACCGGAGGTAGCGACCGATGTTGGCCCGCAGGCACCGGGGTGGCTCGCTGTCGAGGGTGAGCGACGGGTGCGGGGTGGTGCGCACGACCTCGACCAGGACGCCCGCCGTCGTCAGCGGCCGCAGGTAGTCGAGGTAGCCCTGCTCGGCCTGGCTCCGGTCGACCGCGGATCCCGACGAGGCCGACACCACCACCACGTCGACGCCCTGGCGGATCATCCGCGCGCGCACGGCCCGGCCCCAGTCGTGACAGCGCTTTGCCGAGCCGGGCTCGGGGAACGTCGAGTCCGGGACCACGAGGTCGGTCGGCGGGCAGGACGAGGCGAGGTAGGTCGTCACGCGCCAGCCGTGGTCACGACCGACCTGGGCCATCGCGTCGGCCCACTGCGACGCGAGGCTGTTGCCGAGCAGGGCGACGTGCAGGCGCCCGCGGGTCAGGGCCTGCTCGCAGCTGACGACGGGGAACGTCGGCGGCTTGGCGATGCAGCCGCGGGCGTAGACGTCGGGCCGGTCGCCGACGGCACGTGTGGTGGTCGGCGTGACCGCCCCGGAGCGCTGCAGGGGGTCGCAGCCGGCGACCGCGAAGGACCGGGCCCCGCGGCAGTCGCTCGACGTGGCGACCGGCTCCAGCACGCCCCGGTCCTCGCCCGGGCGGGGCACATCGGGGGCCGACAGGAGCAGGCTGGCGAGCAGAACGCTGGGCAGGACGCCGGACAGGACGCGGCGCAGGGGGGTCAGCAGGCGGCTGAGCGGTGGGGGGCGCATGGGGGGTCCCTGGGGTCGGCACGGGTATCGCGAGGGTATCGGCAGGGGTCGGGAGGAGTGCGTACTTGAGGCGTCGCACGATAGGGCAGCAGCGTCGCCCGTGGAGCCAGGTCAGCGCTCCTGACCCAGCACCCGCTGCAGGTGGTCGAGCTGGCGTCGGCGCCAGAACCAGCCCGAGAGCCTCAGCTCCCCGGTCGCGGTGTGCAGCACCAGGTGGGCCCGGACGGCGCCGTGGACGGGGTCCATCAGGTGCAGGTCGGTCTCGGCCCACTCCCGCGCGACCCCGGTACGCCGAGGGGCGGCGAGACCGACGACGGCGGCGAGCAGCGCCAGACCCAGCACGACCCAGCGCGCGGGCGGGGCGGCGTACCAGGAGGCCACGGCGGCGGTGGCGGCCGTGGCGACCAGGACCGACCGGTAGCGGTCGAGCCGGTCGCGCAGGCCGCGCAGGACCACCAGGCGTAGCCGCAGGCCGTCGAAGTGCACGTCGGCCAGGCCGACCGACGTCCGGAACGGGCCGATGGCGACCGGGTTCCTCAGCGGCTCGACGGGGTCCACGCCACGCTCGTCTCGCACGGGGAACGAACCGGACCGACCGGTGGTTGAGCCGATGCGTGCTCCGTCCCTGACATGGCGGCCACCTTGGCACACGTCGAGGGCCCCGACCGGCAGACCTAGGATCCAGACATGACGACCGTCGACCTCCCGCTCCTCCCCCTCGGCCGCGGCATCGATCGTGGCTCCGAGCGCGGCGTGGAGTGCCCGGGCGACCTGCCCGCGGCGTCCGACCCCTCGCTGGTGGCACGCGCGCTCGCGGCCAAGCAGGCCCTCGGCGAGCGGGTCTTCGTGCTCGGGCACCACTACCAGCGCGACGAGGTCATCCAGTTCGCCGACGTCACCGGCGACTCCTTCAAGCTCGCCCGCGACGCGGCGGCCCGTCCCGACGCCGAGTTCATCGTGTTCTGCGGCGTGCACTTCATGGCCGAGTCGGCCGACATCCTGACCGGACCCGAGCAGCAGGTGATCCTGCCCGACCTGGCCGCCGGCTGCTCGATGGCCGACATGGCGCGGCTCCCCCAGGTCGAGGCGGCCTGGCGGGCCCTGGGCGAGGCGGGCGTGCAGGACCTCGTCGTCCCCGTCACCTACATGAACTCCAGCGCCGACATCAAGGCGTTCTGCGGCCGCAACGGCGGCGTCGTGTGCACGTCGTCCAACGCCGAGGTCGCCCTCGAGTGGGCCTTCGCCCAGCACGGCCCCGACACCAAGGTCATCTTCTTCCCCGACCAGCACCTCGGCCGCAACACCGCCGTGCTGCAGATGGGCTACTCGCTCGACGACTGCGTCCTGTGGAACCCCCACCTGCCGGGAGGCGGCCTGACCGCCGACCAGCTGCGCGCCGCCAAGGTGATCCTGTGGAAGGGCCACTGCTCGGTCCACGGCCGGTTCACGCCCGAGGTCGTCGACGAGCTGCGCGCCACCATCCCCGGCGTCCAGGTCCTGGTGCACCCCGAGTGCCGCCACGACGTCGTCCTCAAGGCCGACCTCGTCGGCTCGACCGAGTTCATCATCAAGACCATCGAGGCGGCGCCCGCCGGGTCGTCGTGGGCCATCGGCACCGAGCTCAACCTCGTGCAGCGCCTGGCCAAGGCCCACCCCGACAAGCAGATCACCTTCCTCGACAAGGACGTCTGCTACTGCTCGACGATGAACCGCATCGACCTCCCCCACCTCGTGTGGGCCCTCGAGTCGCTGGTCGACGGTGCGGTCGTCAACCGCATCGAGGTCGACCCCGAGACCGAGCGCGACGCGCTGGTGGCCCTGACGCGGATGCTCGACCTCCCGGGCAAGTCGCACAAGGACTGATCGCGCCGGCCCGAGGAACGAGGGCCGGCCGATCGACGGTGATCGAGCAAGCCGCGGCCGGGGCCGAGCTTGCTCGGCCCCGGCCGACCGGCGCGTCGAGACCTGGCGACCGATCTCGACAAGCCGGGTCCACCCGCGGACCACAAGGCTCCCGCGACGCAAACGATCCCGCGACCCGTCCGTGAAGGGACGGGCCGCGGGACCGTGTGGTGGTGCGGTCAGGGCGCGGTGGTGGGCTCCAGCCTGACCTCGGCGCTCCCGGTGAGCTCGCCGTCGTCGTACTGGGCGACGAAGACCGCGCTCAGGTCGTCCTGACCCGGGTCGTGACCCCCGGGCACC
This window contains:
- a CDS encoding cysteine desulfurase family protein produces the protein MSESGVESSRYLDAASSEPLHPAARASLLAALDVGYADPRRLHHPARNARLLLDNARAVVAESLGVRADEVTFTGSGTEAVHRGLLGLLRADPTATIVHSDVEHSAVLHAAAWSGRPTRSLPVDRLGRVDTTSLHPPYAEAESSRVVAVQAANHEVGTVQHLPDPPAGAAVFVDACSAMGRLPLPPHWAALAGSAHKWGGPAGVGVLLVRHRAPWLTPFPDDDRADPRATGFENVPAALAAAAALQAVVAERAEVNARQHALVDRIRAAVGALDDVDVVGDPVDRLPHLLTFSVLYVNGERLVTELDRRGFGVASGSACTASTLEPSRVLAAMGALTHGNVRVSLTRDTTAADVEAFCAALPEVVAGLRS
- a CDS encoding sulfurtransferase TusA family protein, producing the protein MSPPSRVDLELDCRAMLCPAPIIELANRVGEVPVGGLLAVVADDVAARYDVPAWCRMKEHDYLGEDLADDATPRYLVRRTH
- a CDS encoding VOC family protein, with translation MVPITMTFDCADARAQAAFWAVALGYEEAPPPTGWDTWESWLRDHEVPEDEWDDGASIRDPDGVGPSIGFLRVPEPKTAKNRLHLDLQVAGGRHVAQAEREGAIRAKVEQLLPLGATVLHEAFGPRGLDHVVLADPEGNELCVV
- a CDS encoding carbohydrate kinase family protein, with translation MSLLIAGSIATDHLMSFGGKFADSLVVEQLDKISLSFLVDDLEIRRGGVAANIGFGLGCLGLDPVLVGSAGEDFADYRSWLTRHGVDCTHVRISDTRHTARFVCTTDPTGAQIASFYPGAMSEARLIELGPIVARVGVPDYVLIGADDPDGMLRHTEECRQRGYKFIADPSQQLAFSDGELIRKLVDGATILFSNEYESHMIEQKTGWSAEEVLSRVGTQVTTLGKHGSRVMRAGQESILVPAATDVTAVEPTGVGDAFRAGFLAALDWGLDLERGAQVGSVLAAYVVETVGTQEYTFTPAEFVARVEASYGAAAAADVSQHLR
- the erpA gene encoding iron-sulfur cluster insertion protein ErpA, encoding MTEQLETTERRTDQINLSPVAADKVQSLLAQEGRDDLALRISVQPGGCSGLRYQLFFDERTLDGDVVTDFDGVSVVVDRMSVPYLNGAEIDFVDSIEKQGFTIDNPNATGSCACGDSFH
- a CDS encoding glycerate kinase — translated: MRILVAPDKFAGTLTAVEAAEAIATGWRRRAPDDELDLAPMADGGPGFVDVLHAALGGELHVVTVEAVSGERVPATILRVGTTAYVESAQSCGLHLLGEGDAERAATSGVGELVLAAVDGGAARVVVGLGGSGSNDGGAGLLAALGATADGPLDGGPAHFGGLSAVDLAPARERLAGVELVMASDVDIPLTGLFGATKTFGPQKGIAEDRIAEVDGWLERLAHATDRRTALEKGAGAAGGLGFALLCLGARREPGIELVTGAVRLAERARAADLVVTGEGAFDFSSRSGKVPYGVAEVAAEALRPCIALAGQVLVGSREMRALGIESAYSLVDLVGEERAFADPAASLADLATRVARTWSHP
- a CDS encoding GNAT family N-acetyltransferase; protein product: MGEVLVRPMRAEDVAAAEQLSGEAFLALDRQVYRRDEPDPQPRTAEHRAGWVARTRHFLDTDPGGCWAVDDADGTMVGFATSIRREGTWILATYAVRPGRQGRGIGKQVLDAALTHSRGCLQGMLSASDDPRAVRRYLLAGFTMHPQMHLTGTVDRRAIPADTGRRVREGTPADTELMDSLDRRARGAGHGPDHPMLQGLFRTIVSDTTAGSGYAYLGATGAVVLLAASNRRTAQALLWSAIADGPAEQTIGHVTGANDWAVAVGAAARLDVRTRGYLALRGLRPPTTYLHHGALL
- a CDS encoding SGNH hydrolase domain-containing protein; translated protein: MRPPPLSRLLTPLRRVLSGVLPSVLLASLLLSAPDVPRPGEDRGVLEPVATSSDCRGARSFAVAGCDPLQRSGAVTPTTTRAVGDRPDVYARGCIAKPPTFPVVSCEQALTRGRLHVALLGNSLASQWADAMAQVGRDHGWRVTTYLASSCPPTDLVVPDSTFPEPGSAKRCHDWGRAVRARMIRQGVDVVVVSASSGSAVDRSQAEQGYLDYLRPLTTAGVLVEVVRTTPHPSLTLDSEPPRCLRANIGRYLRCSDSREAWVEDDPLYAAGARLRRDRAGLIDLTDRTCTATTCPSAAGGVLLYRDGLHLTRTYVQTLRPYLDYRLTSAVRADR
- the nadA gene encoding quinolinate synthase NadA, with the translated sequence MTTVDLPLLPLGRGIDRGSERGVECPGDLPAASDPSLVARALAAKQALGERVFVLGHHYQRDEVIQFADVTGDSFKLARDAAARPDAEFIVFCGVHFMAESADILTGPEQQVILPDLAAGCSMADMARLPQVEAAWRALGEAGVQDLVVPVTYMNSSADIKAFCGRNGGVVCTSSNAEVALEWAFAQHGPDTKVIFFPDQHLGRNTAVLQMGYSLDDCVLWNPHLPGGGLTADQLRAAKVILWKGHCSVHGRFTPEVVDELRATIPGVQVLVHPECRHDVVLKADLVGSTEFIIKTIEAAPAGSSWAIGTELNLVQRLAKAHPDKQITFLDKDVCYCSTMNRIDLPHLVWALESLVDGAVVNRIEVDPETERDALVALTRMLDLPGKSHKD